From the Lathyrus oleraceus cultivar Zhongwan6 chromosome 3, CAAS_Psat_ZW6_1.0, whole genome shotgun sequence genome, the window GAAAATTGTGTGATTTGTTTTTAAAATTGGTTTGAATGATTTTGAATTGACGAAATTAAAATAGTTCGATTtatgatcatgaaatgataatgaaAAATGATGGTGAAACATTGAGAAGTTGTTTTTGTTTGAAATAATGTGAAGTTGTGATAGTGGGAGAAATCGATCAATTTTTTTTTTAACAAAAGTAATTTATTAAGACTTGGTTAAATcaattaattgaattaattaagattaattatcaaaattatttaattaaatcaaataattaagttaattaaaattgattaattaaactaattaaaattttaattaattaattaaatcaaaagagaaagaaaatgGGTGATAATGTCGATTTACTTGATTGAATTGAATCGGTGACAATGTGCTCATAAACCGGTTTGTACATAGCGACAATGGAATTTGGAATGTCGTATGTGGGTTAAAACGCGGTGAAATATCCTATTGATGTATTGCAATTTGAGCGGCATATCGGTATGAATTAACCGAATCCGTGGATAAAAGATTTTGATTACAAATGGAATGTAATAGTAGCAATAATTATTATTTACACAGAGCAACTATAGGTAGTGTTGCAGCACTATACCATCCTTCCTAATAGAGCTCAACAAAGAATAAAAGAAGGCGAGTAGCTAGCTGCAACATGAATACAGCTAAATTGTAGCAACACCACCATCACAATACATAAGGACATCATACCAATATTTATAATCAAGTTGAAAAACAAACTATTTTCAAATAGCAAAGATTATTTACATTATAATATTCTCAATGTTGTACTAATATCAACAAGTAGAAATTCGACCCAAAAATTGCACCGAATTGCAATCAATACGATAACCGAATAATGATTAAATTAAGTATATAATAACTTATATGCAAACAACATTAGTCTTGACTTATTTCAAATTCAAATCTAGAGATATCGATGACTGTTCGGTTTAAACCATATGTGCATAAAAATACTATAATCAAACAAGCATGATTTCTACATCTAACTACTGAGTAAATGTTTTAACTGATcttgaaaataaaagaatattgaaattctagttatcagactttggatgtcacactggttgttatgacatccaattctgcacagacagggattatacagaacttaatagtaagtgcagtaaataacacaagtaattgttcacccagttcagtccaacatgacctacatctgggggctaccaagccagggaggaaatccactattagtagtatcaattcaaagctaaactcacccgtttacaacttatcacttaatccctacccaatgcaatttcaatcttaacctaagatcagagttcctactcactccccctcaatcacctcagtgatattaaagacactttgaagtcacacttcaaaaacaactcttgattatgcttcacagcttaaatcaagatacacagcactcacgcttaaaagctttgagtgacacaacacttacaactcaatgaacaccctatgccaaagcaatcatctacttgataatggcttggcttacaagatacgtctaatacaagactcacaaaatacagcagtgaagtatgatggacacactaactcttcacgcttcaaaatccccgaaactgaatgaaggaatgccttcctttttatattgcagcacctgggcttttgcacctgtattttcctgaattttaggtcacacaagttccctcaaattcaacatttaggttgctaacaaataggctatttgttaggttcattgaatgtagcttggttgttgatttcctggattttctctcagctgttgaatccctaaagaatagcctgagaaaaagctgaaacagaaaactgaacaacctacaatttagcatatgctgtcaggcacgaatgtcacgacattcagcttgacatcaaggtccatatgctgagtctgtttttccagaaaacagactgtacaatttgctgacctgtacatgatcaaaatgaccatactacagtaacagcttacattaataaatgtcaaagtgtccaacttaacatttatacatttggccttaagttagttttgttattctcttgaagaacaaactaagttttatgctgaagtatagcagaacaccactctgcctaatcttcagtagctgctgtcaatgatgaatgtcacaacatccagtttgacattcagtcagtaggccttatgccaggtctggttcttccttgataaccagactgcaaatgaatactaagttctaacagaacttctgttccttagtatctattgacaggtatgaatgtcacagcattcaataatcctgtgttagctagtcctgcagtaactacaatgtagtcacatatacatgtcatgacatcagtcaagacattagtgttttaccatataatgcagccaattaaacacctacaaatAGAATCTGGAACTTTTAACCGGCATGACATTCATTTTACATAATCGACTACTAACTTGAACCTGTATTCAAATCACGACATGCATAACGAAACTGAATTCAAATTATATCTTTTATCTACAACTCACAGAATGTTCATCAAATGGAAATTACACACACAAAACCCGGTTTACGGTAATCGCAATAACAACTGCAGTAGAGTCAAATCATAGCAGCAGCAGCTTGAGATCATTCACCCCAATCACCGTATCCATGGCGCTTCGACAATCCGCCCAACTTGCTTCAACTGCGATCGAACAACAACAAGGGTAGGAAACTTTAAACTTCAAAGATGAACTGGGCAAAACCAAAGGGTGTTGGAGTTGTTGGGGTTGTAGCGGCGGCGCGGGTAGGTTGAGCAGGGGTGGCTCGCAGTTTTTATGGAAGAGAGATGAGAGGAGTTTGATTGTTGCTGTTAGGAGGTGAGCAGCGGAGGTCGGAGATGTGGTCGGTGCGAGATGTTGAGAGGCGTAGGTGGAGCGTTTGGTTGCGAAGGCGACACCGGTAGGTGAGGTTGTGAGGGTCGCGCGTGAGAACGAAGGAGGTGGTTTGCTACGGTCGATAAGGTTGGGGTTGGGGTTTCCGTTCATCGGCGTTGGAAGGAGAAGGCGGATCACAGTTGTTGTGTGGATCCGGCGGCGGTTAAGTTGTGAAGGTGACGGTGGTTGAGGAAGGAAGGATCGCAACAGCGATGTGTGGTTGTGGAGAGGAAAAGTTGAGGAATGAAGATGAACCCCCTGTTCCAATTTTCCTCTTCCTTTATTTTGTTCTATGTTTTTTTAAGAAAGAGCATTGAATGGTGAGAGATTTTGGGTAGTCATAGAAATGACGTGAGTGGAGGGGGTAGTGTTAGGTAGGTGGTGATGTGTGAAGAGAGAATCTGAGAGAGGATTTTTTGTGAGCTGtccattttcttttttaattttcTTCTTGGTAGGTGAGGAAGAGATAAAGTGAGTGACGCCTGTGTGTGTGAGAGACGTGAGGTGAGTTTGTTGTGTGGGTGAGGGTGAGGGATTCACGTGAGAGAGAGACGTGTTAATGAGTGAGGTGTTTCCAgctttttctctttttcttttcttattttatttttattatccATGGAGAGAGACAAATCTTTTTATCATTTTCCATGTAACCGTTGAGATATGGATTGGAATGCCAGCTGTCCCTTATTACAAGGAATGAAATGCAGAAAATATTATTTTTGCaaacaattattatttatttaagaaaatacACTCATAAAATTTCtaataaatattttaatataaataaattctaATTACTTAAATTAAATAACTAAACCAAAAAAATAGTAACCGATTATAAATAGAAACCGGATAtaaatttgctcgaaaaattatatcgggcacactaaaatgatcagcacaaagtatacttattgaaaaaatacagcgtttctttaaattttgaaataaattttcatcggttaaaaggctcaggcgggtcaaaacaCAACCGAAACAGTCGTTGAAAATtataacgagcacaccaggttaaactacgtgaaccatagattaataatactggcgtctgtAATTTTAAATTTGAAACTTTTTAACCAATTTAACCAATTTAACCAATTCACAATAAATttaacgagcacaccaggttaaacttTTTAACCAATTTAACTAATTGCACGTACTTGAGAAAcgatttaaccaatttgtctgtattttcaataaatttactccggctgatattttaggtattattcatgatgaaatgcatgtcatgctgtgcgtatgatgcaaattaaaaatgaaatcaattttataaaaatttaaaaaaaatgcccggacaaaattggggtatgacagctgcccctatttaattaacttgaactagaaggtaagaatcacaacggtcttcatacattcgtggtggaaggtaattaaatacgaaaagatccgaattttgtccttttgaaatgcaatggagatatgcagaaagaaaatgcaatggattCTAACAGCACCAAGGTAGTAGGGGTAGAACGTCAAATTAATGCTAACCCTCGAGTCGACATTCGATCTTGCAGAGGTCGCATTGACATGAGGACAAAACTGAACAGGTTTCCTGGCGACAAAAGGAGGACAGTAGAAATTGccaccaccaaaaggatgataataatTCAACACGATTTCCAGGATCgtcatcatcaaaaggatgatggataagcCGAGCTTCAAAAGTAGTcattaccaaaaggatgatggttacaGTGGATACAACAAAAAttgccatcaccaaaaggatgatggtaagatcaacaacaaatTTCGCTATCACCAAATGGATGAAAGTTAGACACAATCCAAagatttccatcaccaaaaggatgatgtccgtcaccaaaaggatgatcTCAGCAGTATTCTGCTAAGAATGCAAATTTTGGGAAGTGACACACTTTaggacattacttgaggacaagcaatgagctaagtttgaGGTTGTGATCGGTaaccattttcactatgttttcgttgcttatccgacaagaaatCAAGGAGTTTGAGACATTGTGTATGCATTATGGgacctttaaagttaattttcattctcgtaagttatttaagcaattttattaattgtcagttttattttgtgttttcgtgattttacgctttggttgtcgtgtttatgccttccaggtccacggagaagatccaacggactcaatgcgagaaagtggaaagttCTGGCATTCGAAAATAGAAGATTTCCCAGTTCAGGAGGTCTGACACGGACACCCGTGTCACCTAACACGGATCGTGTCAGGAGGAAGGAAAAACAAGTACAAGTAATGCCCAAGATAGTGGCCTGACACAATcgcccgtgtcagttgacacaACCCGTGTCAAGTCACCTGGGGTGTGTCAGCAAGGAAACAACAAGGCAGAGagctgacacggccgcccgtgtcagcccAAAACGCTAATTTTCCAATTTTTGGGCTTTTTCACCAGGCTTGAGCTGCAGGGatgttttggagatttccaccttctgccaagggattttcactatattaggagagcttctacaagagaaaagatcatcttggaacgaGGCGAACACAAAATTGTCAGACGATCAAGGATTACATagatcaaggaattcggagagGGGAAAGTTTTCATGAGCGGAAGAGATTGAAGATACAAGTCATCCAATTAtttgtaatgtgtattttttatattgaatttgttttgaacaatatgagtagctaaaccccccaatgctaggtAGTTGTCCCTGATTTAGAGTTGTAATGACTATAAGTTTACGATTacatttataatattatttttgAGGTAATCTTTTGGTGtgcttaatgctttctcttttggatcaatcgagattgttgtatggttatcaaCAAGGTTGGACCTCCATTGATAAtgttttcataagattactctgctttagatatcacctaggactagggataccctgtatgaatcagagcattcttgatataataaagcttaacttcaccctaattgcccatggacatagaaattagggtagaatgattaaaggttttctccACAAGGAtttgggagaaaatacccttgagaactggtagtaattgatatttgttgatgcaatagtaactcagagttgttacaggtataaatcatacaccttccctgacattattccttttaccttggaaacccttatttttcattattattttcatttacctttatttttataattttgaattaaaaaaccccaattataatatttgtttaattgaacgatgaattgaactcaatattaacttgcagtccttgagatcgacattcagggaatttcccctttattgctataacaggcaaaatagtacacttgctatttttctaATCAGGAACAACAATAGGTTCAATAGATTTTATGTTCATAGAAGGCTCAGGTGGAAATGGCAACATAACTTCCTTGACCCTTTCCTTGACCTAATGTGTAGGCTTATCTAGTTATACAATCCTCTTTCCAGTTTGGCCCTTCCTTGGAGACGAATCTTTCCCCAAGCTCTGATGATCTTCTTCAACAACTCTGAATTGTCAACCCCTTCATGTAAGACAAAATCTTACAATTGCTCGGAGTCAGGTTTATCTAGCATCGAGTAGCCCAACAGACGCAATGCCAATCTCGAATTGTAATTAATTCCACCTTTTGTACCTAAGAGGGGAACATTAAGACCACAATTAAGAATAATCTTGACATCATCATAACTTCAAGAGTACCACAAGATATCTTCAGTAGTCagagacatgatcctctgagACCATTTACAACTGCCTTTATTTTCAACGAAAGGACCCTTGCTGGGTAGATGGGACATGAACCATGTGTACAACATAGGAACATAACACACAATGGTTCCCTTCTTCTTCTGATTCATCACATGAATGAAATAATAAGTATTAGCCAAAAGAGTAGGGACAAGATTCTTGGTCATAAAGATGTGAATAGAGGCCAAATCTATAAAATCTTTCATGTTTGGGAGAAACATAATCCCATTTATAAGCAAAGAAAGAATAGAATTGAAAGCATCCCAACTTCCAGCATCAGTAAAGGTAGTGACCTTGTCTACCATAAAATTTAGACTAAAACCATGAGTTTCACCCTTGAGTTTGAGGTTGAGTTCCACTTCTTTCTTCTCCAAATAGAGGACTTCAGCTATATGATGAGACTTGGGAAACTCCTTTGTATTGACAAAAGAAACCTGATCCTGAATTTCAACCCCCAAGATGTGTGAATATTTCTCCAAAGTTGGAGCTAACTGATAGTCTTGGAAAGTAAAACACCTCATtggaggatcatagaactgcaaAAGAGTATGGACGACCGTTGTATTAACTTCTATGTTGAGGATACCTAAGAGATTACCGTAGTTCTTGAAGTCTTCTTTTTTATCAAAAACCAGACGAGTCCCCAATtctctcaaagtcttcaactgAGGCTCTACAAACTTGTAACCACAAATGCCTCTTCTGACAAAATTCATTCTCCTTTTGACCACTCAACAAAGACTAAGCTCTTGATTCCCTTTTATATTAGGAACCTTCGTGGTTTGCCTTAATTTAGAATTTGCTAACTTTTGAGATTTTGGCCTAGTCTCCCTCTTTTTCTACCTTCTTCCTTTTAATATATTTTGGGCTAATTTCCCTCTTTTTGCTAGAAAAAAAGTGGTATTGATGTCAAATCTAAAATGACTATGTAATTTTATTTTACCAAGGTTACAGCCAATATGTACGTCGCCTTTTAGTGATCAATTTTATTTGTCTCTAAATTagtaaaaaaaaaacatttttcaTGGCATTTCATCAAACACCTTTCTTGCGGACACAATCTTATCATGTTATGAACTTCTCAAACTCCTCCTAAAAATACCTATAAATTCATTCTTATTTTATTCTTACACTCATGTCCTACATTAATACTTACACCAAACATTATTCATCATATTTATACGGTGTATAatgttttttaataaaaaatattaaagatttattttaattaaatatatttattaaaatatatatatatatttccgTGACGAAAATACAATTTTTGTCGTTAACCAATTTTATTATTGTATTAACCACAAAAATATATGTTATTAACCACATATTTTTCTGATAGGTTATTAATCAACTTCACTACTTTATTAACCAATAAAATACATAATATTAACCAAGTTTCGATATTAATttataatttgattaataaatttttaaaattaaaaaaatagtaaaataaattTGATTAATATTAAACAACTTTATAAACTAGTATTTATATAAtattaaccaattttattttagtatttatttattttttaattttatttacCAAATTATAAATTTTTGTCAGAATTTGATTGATATATTTTATTGATTAATGAAGTAGTAAAGTTGGTTAATGATCTATAAATAAAATATATGGTTAATAATATATACTTTTATGGTTGATAcaataataaaattgattaatgaATGAATCTTATATTTctataaaaattaattaaatatttatttataaaattttTATTTACTATAGCAAAATATTTTTCATTACTTAAATACGATTGACAATGTTGAATCAAAGTTTTGGGATAAAAAATGAGTTAAGGAATTGCATTACTCTTCTTCTATttctaaaaaatatcaaaatggTCCTAAACACTCGGCCTTAATCACACTCATGGACCAGATAATAAATGTAATGAAGATGGTGAAAATGAAAGTTTTACTTCATTTTCaattatatatataattatttaaaTGTTAACTCATGACActattaattatttaattaatttaatgttatttattatttgttaattatattaaataatatgattaaattttatttaaaaatatgAACGTTGTGCTAGATGACCACTGTTACTTCAAAATGAATTTGTCAATTACTTAAATaatttagaaaaaataaataaaaaatcagaaaaaattAAATAGACCGATCAAAACAATACACTGAATTTTTATTATTGAAATTAGAAAAAAATATAATAGAGAACAAGCATTTAAGccttttatttaattttatttttgctttttaAATGCAACATAATTATTGAAGGGGAAAGATCTCCATCACGGAGGAGTTCTTTACTATATTATCCAAGTGAGTGCAATAACATAACTCTTTAATCACTTTTATACATACTTTTTTTCTTAACACACACTTCACTCTCTTTCCCTTACTTGCTCGCACATTTTTCATTTCCTTACTCGCATACGTAACCCATTTTTTATTACCTTCCTCGCACACGCACAGGTAACCCATTTTTCATCCTCAAAGTTAAAGATAAAACATGTTCAGGACACTTCTCCTTCTCAACTGCAACAACATCAAACCTTTCCATAACAGAAGCCGCAATCCACTTCATCTGAATATAAGCCATTTCCTTCCCCAAACACATCCTAGGACCCGCATGAAACACCGGAAACCGAAACGGACTCTCACTTCTACAAACATAACCACCATCACCATTCTCATTCTCTAACCACCTCTCAGGTTTAAACTCATTACAATCCTTCCCCCACACACTCTCCAATCTCCCCATAGCATAAGTATGGTAAGAAATAAACCAATCTTTCCCAATTCTAGTTCCGTCCGGCAAAACGTCTTCGTTTAAACACGCCTTCGTATCAACCGGCACCGGCGGGTACAATCTCATCGCCTCCGAAATCGCCGCATGTAAGTATTGCATCTTCTTCAACTCCTCGTAACCAAAAGACGCCGTTTTATCTCCACTTCTTGAACGCACCGTTTCTATTTCTTTGATTACTTTTTCTTTAACGTCGGTTCTGGAAGATACGATCCAGAAGAACCAACTCAAAGCAGACGACGTCGTATCACGTCCAGCAAGAATGAAGCTTATTATAATATCACGGAGAAACTCCGGCGAAGCTTCTTCAGTTCTGATGAAGCGTGATAACAAATCTTCACCTTTTGTGGGACCCTCTTTCGCTTCCCTTCTTGACCGTAT encodes:
- the LOC127130596 gene encoding uncharacterized protein LOC127130596 encodes the protein MNFVRRGICGYKFVEPQLKTLRELGTRLVFDKKEDFKNYGNLLGILNIEVNTTVVHTLLQFYDPPMRCFTFQDYQLAPTLEKYSHILGVEIQDQVSFVNTKEFPKSHHIAEVLYLEKKEVELNLKLKGETHGFSLNFMVDKVTTFTDAGSWDAFNSILSLLINGIMFLPNMKDFIDLASIHIFMTKNLVPTLLANTYYFIHVMNQKKKGTIVCYVPMLYTWFMSHLPSKGPFVENKGSCKWSQRIMSLTTEDILWYS